A genomic segment from Nodularia sphaerocarpa UHCC 0038 encodes:
- the cysW gene encoding sulfate ABC transporter permease subunit CysW, with the protein MRVESKSIQSLPGAVKSDKGREWGKIALIAAVVTYLGLVLLLPTLYVFIGAFSRGIAPFFATLIDPDFTQALRLTAMAVGVAVPLNVIFGLCAAWVIARRRFRGRTLLLSIIDLPFSISPIVAGLMLVSLYGRNGLLGPVLQSLDIKIIFSFPAIALATMMGGMPFVAREVIPILEEVGTQEEEAAKTLGAGEWQIFWRVTLPSIRWGLFYGIILTTARAMGEYGAIAVVSSNLIGRTQTLTLYVEGAYRNYDSQSAFAASVVLAGLAGATLVIKEVFERRIRIKDEENS; encoded by the coding sequence ATGAGGGTTGAATCTAAATCTATCCAGTCTCTCCCCGGCGCAGTCAAGTCCGATAAGGGTCGAGAGTGGGGCAAAATTGCTTTGATTGCGGCAGTTGTCACCTATTTAGGGCTGGTATTGCTTCTCCCCACCCTTTATGTATTCATTGGAGCTTTTAGCCGGGGTATCGCCCCATTTTTCGCTACTCTCATCGACCCCGATTTTACTCAGGCTTTGCGTCTGACAGCAATGGCTGTAGGAGTAGCTGTACCGCTAAACGTAATTTTTGGGCTATGTGCAGCTTGGGTAATTGCCCGCCGTCGGTTTCGGGGGCGTACTCTGTTACTAAGTATTATTGACTTGCCTTTTTCAATTTCGCCCATTGTGGCAGGTTTAATGCTGGTTTCCCTCTATGGACGCAATGGGCTACTTGGCCCTGTGCTACAGTCCCTGGATATCAAGATTATCTTTTCCTTCCCCGCCATTGCTCTGGCGACGATGATGGGGGGAATGCCTTTTGTGGCTCGTGAAGTGATTCCCATTTTGGAAGAGGTGGGTACTCAAGAAGAAGAAGCTGCTAAAACTTTGGGGGCTGGAGAATGGCAGATTTTTTGGCGAGTCACCTTACCTTCTATTCGCTGGGGATTGTTTTATGGTATTATTCTGACGACGGCTCGCGCTATGGGAGAGTATGGTGCTATTGCTGTTGTTTCCAGTAATTTAATTGGCCGTACCCAAACTCTGACTCTCTATGTAGAAGGAGCTTATCGCAATTACGATTCTCAAAGTGCCTTTGCAGCTTCGGTGGTTTTAGCTGGACTTGCTGGTGCAACGCTGGTCATTAAAGAGGTGTTTGAGCGTCGCATTCGTATAAAAGATGAAGAGAACAGCTAG
- a CDS encoding hybrid sensor histidine kinase/response regulator — MNNNPIRVLLVDDDEDDYILTRDWFREFQVTGCELSWIDSYEAGKDAIAHNNHDIYLVDYRLGMNNGLELLRQAIAKGCSSPIILLTGQGDREIDLEAMKAGAADYLEKSQLTAPLLERSIRYAIERKQTEHKIRQQAALLDIATDAIFVHDIDDPVLFWNKAAEDLYGWKKAEVIGKKTQELWHENNELLLQQAFNHLMQHGSWFGELHQRTKFGKEIIVESRWTLVRNFGKTPQSILIVNTDITEKKQLESQFLRAQRLESIGTLASGIAHDLNNVLAPIMMTAQLLESQMHDERSRRLLPILISNAKRGASLVNQVLSFTRGLEGDRTLLQLKHLIIEIQQIIKETFPKSIEVTTQIPPNLWTVSGDATQLHQVLMNLCVNARDAMPNGGKLKILAENLLVDENYARMNIDAQVGSYIVITVIDTGMGIKPEILDRIFEPFFTTKETGKGTGLGLSTVIGIIKSHGGFVKVHSKPENGTQFQVYLPAQDITETREEIEQSLPQGNGELILVVDDEPAIREITKTSLENHNYQAITASDGIEAIAVYVENQDKIALVLTDMVMPDMDGIRTIKTLQKINPNVKIIAVSGLATTEKVNAAHNLGIKAFLAKPYTASQLLQTINAVQNRN, encoded by the coding sequence ATGAACAACAACCCGATCAGAGTTTTGTTAGTTGATGATGATGAAGACGATTATATCTTAACTCGTGATTGGTTTAGGGAATTTCAGGTGACTGGCTGCGAGTTGTCATGGATAGATAGTTATGAAGCCGGAAAGGATGCGATCGCTCATAACAATCATGATATTTATCTAGTAGACTATCGTTTAGGAATGAACAATGGACTAGAGCTATTACGCCAAGCCATAGCCAAAGGATGCTCATCTCCCATAATATTACTCACCGGTCAGGGAGACAGAGAAATAGACCTAGAAGCCATGAAAGCCGGCGCAGCAGATTATCTAGAAAAAAGCCAGTTAACAGCACCCTTGCTAGAGCGTTCCATTCGTTACGCCATAGAACGCAAACAAACAGAACATAAAATCCGCCAACAAGCCGCCTTACTCGACATTGCCACCGATGCCATTTTCGTCCATGATATAGACGACCCTGTTTTATTTTGGAACAAAGCCGCCGAAGATTTATACGGTTGGAAAAAAGCAGAAGTAATTGGCAAAAAAACCCAAGAGCTTTGGCATGAAAACAATGAACTGCTATTACAACAAGCATTCAATCATCTCATGCAACATGGTTCATGGTTCGGAGAATTACATCAAAGAACCAAATTCGGCAAAGAAATCATTGTCGAGAGCCGTTGGACATTAGTTCGCAACTTCGGTAAAACACCACAATCGATCCTCATAGTCAATACTGATATTACCGAAAAAAAGCAACTGGAATCTCAGTTTCTCAGAGCGCAAAGATTAGAAAGCATTGGCACATTGGCAAGCGGTATCGCCCATGATCTTAACAATGTTCTCGCTCCAATTATGATGACAGCACAACTTTTAGAATCGCAAATGCACGATGAGCGCTCTCGGCGGTTATTACCGATTTTAATTTCCAACGCCAAACGTGGAGCCAGTTTAGTTAATCAAGTATTATCATTTACCCGTGGACTTGAGGGCGATCGTACCCTTTTACAATTAAAGCATTTAATTATTGAAATTCAGCAAATTATCAAAGAAACCTTTCCCAAATCAATAGAAGTTACAACCCAAATCCCCCCAAATCTTTGGACAGTATCTGGTGATGCCACACAATTACATCAAGTGCTGATGAATTTGTGTGTTAATGCTCGTGATGCCATGCCCAACGGCGGAAAATTAAAAATCTTGGCAGAAAATCTCTTAGTAGACGAGAATTATGCCAGAATGAACATTGATGCTCAAGTTGGTTCCTATATAGTCATCACTGTCATCGATACGGGCATGGGTATTAAACCAGAAATATTAGATCGGATATTTGAGCCATTTTTTACAACTAAAGAAACAGGTAAAGGAACAGGCTTAGGACTTTCTACAGTCATTGGGATAATTAAAAGCCACGGTGGTTTTGTCAAAGTACACAGCAAACCAGAAAACGGCACTCAATTCCAGGTTTATTTACCAGCACAAGATATCACAGAAACCAGAGAAGAAATAGAGCAGAGTTTACCCCAAGGCAATGGAGAATTAATTTTAGTTGTAGATGATGAACCTGCCATTCGGGAGATTACGAAAACATCACTAGAAAACCATAATTACCAAGCAATTACAGCCAGTGATGGTATTGAAGCCATAGCTGTGTATGTAGAAAATCAAGATAAAATAGCTCTTGTTTTAACCGATATGGTAATGCCAGATATGGATGGGATAAGAACTATTAAAACATTGCAAAAAATCAACCCAAATGTTAAAATCATAGCAGTAAGTGGACTAGCCACAACAGAGAAAGTAAATGCAGCGCATAATCTTGGCATTAAAGCCTTTTTAGCCAAACCTTACACAGCCAGTCAGTTATTGCAAACCATTAACGCCGTTCAAAATAGAAATTAG
- a CDS encoding response regulator produces the protein MKLSQKTVTILMADDDQDDHILVREALAESQLPMDLHIVSNGEELLDYLYNRGLYSDKSQAPPPGLILLDLNMPKKNGLEVLKDIKTDAMLRRIPVIVLSTSDDKEDIYHTYNLGANSFITKPFTFVALVEIMKRIGKYWFDTVQLPLEGVGEINEQQPDQSFVS, from the coding sequence GTGAAACTTAGTCAAAAAACTGTCACAATATTAATGGCAGATGACGATCAAGATGACCACATATTAGTTCGTGAAGCATTAGCAGAAAGCCAATTGCCAATGGATCTGCATATTGTCAGCAATGGTGAAGAGTTGCTGGATTATCTGTATAATCGTGGTCTATATAGTGACAAAAGTCAAGCCCCACCTCCAGGGTTGATTTTATTAGACTTAAATATGCCTAAAAAAAATGGTCTGGAAGTCCTCAAAGATATTAAAACAGATGCCATGCTGCGGCGTATTCCCGTGATTGTACTCTCAACCTCAGATGACAAAGAGGATATATACCATACTTACAATTTGGGCGCAAATTCTTTTATTACTAAGCCATTCACATTTGTGGCCTTAGTGGAAATCATGAAACGTATCGGAAAATACTGGTTTGACACAGTGCAACTACCACTAGAAGGCGTGGGAGAGATAAATGAACAACAACCCGATCAGAGTTTTGTTAGTTGA
- a CDS encoding PAS domain-containing protein → MFKKDSALILVVDDDDFTRMHLCHLIKQAGYQFAQASNGLEALATYTKLHPDIVLVDAVMPVMDGFTCCAQLQTLPEAENTFVLIMTALNDQASVEQAFAVGATDFVTKPIQWTVLSHRLRRLLEGNYAIQELRRQTQSAQLREQHIAMALDAAHMGIWNWNLLTNQLSWSDSLQVLYGWEKSTFDGTYEAFINCIHPQDQDLVRYADQRAIREGIEYSLEFRVVLSDGNIRWLASKGAAFHDASGVPVWMCGLDIDITKSKEAESALETRANQQAVVAELSQQALARTDLTTLMNSCVTLVAQHLKVEYCKILELLPDGDALLLRAGVGWLSGLVGQARVSSEINSQAGYTLLSQSPVIVTNLQQETRFNAPALLHEHQVVGGISVVIHGQESPFGVLGAHTTRERTFTKDDVYFIQAVANILATAIERQRFEDALKKSEERWQLAVRSTNDGIWDWNLKTNEMFFSRRWKEMLGYEDEEISSDVHEWCSRIHPEDFEAVQQAIADHNAKKTPFLIIEHQVQCQDGSYKWILARGQAVWDDDGYAVRMIGGIMDISDRRAALDELQQVQAQLQRQNLQSLAAASAAQLFADITLKIRQSLEIDQILQTSVTEVQKLLHADRVLILQISNNSYKVRKEAVVPGLPVILGEHITDLCLGEDYSEKYRQGGISAIADIEQVELEPSYLKWLQKFGVKANLIVPVFCENQLWGLLIAHQCDSASADLSVRPREWIQWEIELLRQLADQIGIALDQSLILDKETRQRHELARSNQELQEFAFIASHDLQEPLRKIISFGDRLTTTSENDLSPQGRDYLERMQNAALRMQTLIKDLLTLSRVTTRAQPFVAVNLTQIAQEVLSDLEVTIQHTNGRVEVGDLPTIKADPLQMRQLLQNLIGNALKFHHPQTPPVVKVYSQILPSQFDQIAVVSEICQITVEDNGIGLEQKYVDRIFNIFQRLHSRQEYQGTGMGLAICRKIAQRHQGVITVESQPGQGAKFMVKLPMNGNF, encoded by the coding sequence ATGTTCAAGAAAGATTCTGCCCTAATTTTAGTTGTAGATGATGATGATTTTACCCGAATGCATCTGTGCCATCTGATCAAACAAGCTGGATATCAGTTCGCACAAGCGAGTAACGGTTTAGAGGCACTTGCTACCTATACTAAATTACACCCAGATATAGTGTTAGTGGATGCCGTGATGCCGGTCATGGATGGATTTACCTGCTGCGCTCAATTGCAAACACTTCCAGAAGCTGAAAACACATTTGTGTTAATCATGACTGCTCTCAATGATCAAGCATCTGTAGAGCAAGCTTTTGCTGTGGGTGCAACTGATTTTGTCACCAAGCCCATTCAATGGACAGTATTATCTCACAGATTACGCCGTCTGTTGGAAGGTAATTATGCCATACAAGAATTACGACGGCAAACTCAGTCAGCGCAATTGCGAGAGCAACACATCGCCATGGCTTTGGATGCAGCCCACATGGGTATTTGGAACTGGAACCTCTTAACCAACCAACTTAGTTGGTCTGATAGCCTGCAAGTTCTCTATGGCTGGGAAAAAAGCACTTTTGACGGTACTTATGAAGCTTTTATTAATTGCATTCATCCTCAAGATCAGGATTTGGTCAGGTACGCGGATCAGCGAGCGATTCGGGAAGGAATAGAGTATAGTCTGGAATTTCGCGTGGTTTTATCCGATGGTAACATTCGCTGGTTAGCTAGCAAAGGAGCAGCTTTTCATGATGCTTCTGGTGTACCTGTGTGGATGTGTGGGCTAGACATAGATATTACCAAAAGCAAGGAAGCAGAGTCAGCACTGGAAACTCGTGCTAATCAACAAGCTGTAGTCGCCGAACTTAGTCAACAGGCGCTAGCCCGAACAGATTTGACTACATTGATGAACTCTTGTGTAACCCTTGTTGCTCAACATCTCAAGGTTGAATATTGCAAGATTTTGGAACTGTTACCAGATGGTGACGCATTACTACTGCGGGCGGGAGTTGGTTGGCTATCTGGGCTAGTGGGACAAGCAAGAGTCAGCAGTGAGATCAATTCCCAAGCTGGTTATACTTTGCTTTCTCAGTCACCAGTGATTGTGACTAACCTTCAGCAAGAAACGCGATTTAATGCTCCAGCGCTGCTACATGAGCATCAAGTGGTGGGTGGTATAAGTGTGGTAATTCATGGACAAGAATCTCCATTTGGTGTATTAGGCGCACATACAACCAGAGAGCGGACTTTTACCAAAGATGATGTTTATTTTATCCAAGCTGTCGCCAATATTTTAGCCACAGCTATTGAGCGTCAACGATTTGAAGATGCACTGAAAAAGAGTGAAGAACGTTGGCAGTTAGCTGTACGCAGTACCAATGATGGCATTTGGGACTGGAACCTGAAAACTAATGAAATGTTTTTTTCCCGGCGCTGGAAGGAAATGCTTGGTTACGAAGACGAAGAAATTTCCTCTGATGTCCATGAATGGTGTTCCCGGATACATCCAGAAGATTTCGAGGCGGTGCAACAAGCAATTGCTGATCACAACGCCAAGAAAACCCCATTTTTGATTATTGAGCATCAAGTCCAGTGTCAGGATGGCTCTTATAAGTGGATTTTGGCTCGCGGTCAGGCTGTGTGGGATGATGATGGTTATGCAGTGCGGATGATTGGCGGGATCATGGATATTAGCGATCGCCGCGCTGCGCTGGACGAACTCCAACAGGTACAAGCTCAATTACAACGGCAAAACTTGCAAAGCCTTGCGGCGGCTTCCGCAGCGCAATTATTCGCTGATATCACTCTGAAAATTCGCCAATCTTTAGAAATCGATCAAATTCTTCAAACCAGCGTTACAGAAGTCCAAAAGTTACTACACGCCGACCGGGTGTTAATTTTGCAGATCAGCAATAATTCTTACAAGGTGCGGAAAGAAGCAGTCGTACCCGGTTTACCTGTGATTTTAGGAGAGCATATTACTGATCTTTGTTTAGGAGAAGATTACAGTGAAAAATATCGTCAGGGGGGAATTAGTGCAATTGCTGATATAGAACAGGTTGAACTCGAACCTAGTTATCTGAAATGGCTGCAAAAATTTGGTGTCAAAGCTAATTTGATTGTTCCGGTGTTCTGCGAAAATCAACTTTGGGGATTGCTGATTGCTCATCAGTGCGATAGCGCCAGCGCTGACTTGTCAGTTCGCCCCCGTGAATGGATACAATGGGAAATTGAACTGTTGCGACAACTTGCAGATCAAATAGGTATTGCTCTAGATCAGAGTTTAATCCTCGACAAAGAAACTCGTCAACGCCATGAACTCGCCCGTTCTAATCAAGAACTGCAAGAATTTGCCTTTATTGCTTCCCATGATTTACAAGAGCCACTACGTAAAATTATCAGCTTTGGCGATCGCCTCACAACCACCAGCGAAAATGACTTAAGCCCACAAGGACGCGATTATCTCGAACGAATGCAGAACGCTGCTTTGCGGATGCAAACTTTAATTAAAGACCTCTTGACACTTTCACGAGTTACCACTAGGGCGCAGCCTTTTGTGGCGGTGAATTTGACACAAATAGCCCAAGAGGTATTGTCTGATTTAGAAGTCACTATTCAGCACACCAATGGACGTGTAGAGGTAGGAGATTTACCCACTATTAAAGCCGATCCCTTACAGATGCGCCAATTACTGCAAAACCTCATCGGTAACGCCCTGAAATTTCACCACCCCCAAACACCCCCTGTAGTCAAAGTCTACAGTCAAATTTTGCCCAGTCAATTTGATCAAATTGCCGTCGTTTCCGAAATTTGCCAAATCACTGTTGAAGATAATGGGATTGGTTTGGAACAAAAGTATGTTGACCGCATTTTCAATATTTTTCAACGTTTGCATAGTCGTCAGGAATATCAGGGTACTGGTATGGGTTTAGCCATCTGCCGCAAAATTGCCCAACGCCATCAGGGGGTAATCACAGTGGAAAGTCAACCAGGACAAGGAGCAAAATTTATGGTGAAGTTGCCCATGAATGGCAATTTTTAA
- a CDS encoding ATP-binding protein: protein MNTSVCNHEAARIAALYEYEILDSAPEQIFDDLAFLAAQICDTPIALINLLDTNRQWLKAKIGLDIQQLPTNISFCRRCVHKKDILIIPDTLADEEYATDAVVTSEPFARFYAGVPLILPGGEAIGTISIVDRIPRQITPKQVEALQAISRLIVTQLEVRRNSIDITAGKQADVQICEQKALLDMATDAIIVRDLSHNILVWNKSAANIYGWSAAEAIGQNAIELLDHQPLSKDLEIYQNVLKYGSWQGELQKNSKSGAEIIVESRWTLLQDEDLQPKSILIVETDITQRQELEKQFLRAQSVERIGTLAGGIAHDLNNVLSPILMSVHLLQPKCGDRQTQQILSIIENNTKHGINLIKQMLSSVQDIQSDIPQKPAALPHRVIQVKDLILEMQQIVQQTFPKSISLTTEIPADLLPIWGNSTQLHQILMNLCFNARDAMPKGGKLSISAANIFIDQNSAKTSVDAQVGNYILLTVTDTGLGINQKILDKIFDPFFTTKEIGQGTGLGLSTVISIIREYHGFIQVSSFLGQGTKFQVYLPAIT from the coding sequence ATGAACACTTCAGTGTGTAATCATGAAGCAGCAAGGATTGCGGCTCTTTATGAATATGAAATTCTCGACTCTGCACCAGAACAAATATTTGATGATTTGGCATTTTTAGCCGCGCAAATTTGTGATACACCAATAGCTTTAATTAATTTGCTTGATACCAATCGTCAATGGTTAAAAGCAAAAATTGGGTTGGATATTCAGCAACTACCTACGAACATTAGTTTCTGTAGACGTTGCGTCCATAAAAAGGATATTTTGATTATTCCTGACACCTTAGCAGATGAGGAGTATGCCACAGACGCAGTAGTTACTTCTGAACCTTTTGCGAGATTTTATGCTGGCGTACCTTTGATATTACCAGGAGGTGAGGCGATTGGGACTATATCCATAGTAGATCGCATACCACGCCAAATTACTCCAAAACAGGTGGAAGCACTGCAAGCAATTAGCCGCCTCATCGTTACACAGCTAGAAGTCCGGCGTAATTCCATAGACATCACCGCAGGTAAACAAGCCGATGTGCAAATCTGCGAACAAAAGGCATTGTTAGACATGGCTACAGATGCCATAATTGTCCGAGATTTATCTCACAATATTTTAGTTTGGAACAAAAGTGCGGCAAATATTTATGGTTGGTCAGCAGCAGAAGCCATTGGTCAAAATGCTATTGAACTGTTGGACCACCAACCTTTGTCTAAAGATTTAGAAATTTACCAAAATGTATTAAAATATGGATCTTGGCAGGGAGAGTTGCAGAAAAATAGTAAATCGGGGGCAGAAATTATCGTCGAAAGTCGCTGGACTTTGCTTCAAGATGAAGATTTGCAGCCCAAATCTATTCTGATAGTTGAGACAGATATTACCCAGCGTCAAGAACTAGAAAAGCAATTTTTACGCGCTCAAAGTGTGGAAAGAATTGGTACTCTTGCTGGTGGTATTGCTCACGATTTAAATAATGTGTTGTCACCAATTTTAATGTCAGTACATTTATTGCAACCTAAATGTGGCGATCGCCAAACTCAGCAAATTTTATCTATCATAGAAAATAACACAAAACATGGCATTAATTTAATTAAACAAATGCTTTCTTCTGTACAAGATATCCAAAGTGATATTCCCCAAAAACCAGCCGCACTTCCACACAGGGTAATTCAGGTAAAAGACTTGATTTTAGAAATGCAGCAAATTGTCCAGCAAACATTTCCCAAATCAATTAGTCTCACCACAGAAATTCCAGCAGACTTATTACCAATTTGGGGAAACAGCACACAATTACATCAGATATTGATGAATTTGTGTTTCAATGCTCGTGATGCCATGCCTAAAGGTGGTAAATTGTCAATATCTGCGGCAAATATTTTTATTGATCAAAACTCTGCCAAAACCTCTGTTGATGCTCAGGTAGGTAATTATATTCTCCTCACAGTTACAGACACTGGATTAGGCATCAATCAGAAAATATTAGACAAAATCTTTGACCCATTTTTCACAACCAAGGAAATTGGTCAAGGAACCGGACTGGGATTATCAACAGTCATCAGTATAATTAGAGAATATCATGGATTTATTCAAGTATCAAGTTTTCTCGGACAAGGGACAAAATTTCAGGTATATTTACCAGCTATAACTTGA
- the pyrR gene encoding bifunctional pyr operon transcriptional regulator/uracil phosphoribosyltransferase PyrR yields the protein MSAKVVEILSSEDLRRTLTRLASQIVERSRDLSQLVLLGIYTRGPLLAELLARQIEILEGVNVAVGALDITFYRDDLDKIGLRTPAKTNIPFDLTGKTVVLVDDVIFKGRTIRAALNAVTEYGRPEVIRLAVLVDRGHREVPIHPDFIGKQLPTAKEEIVKVYLQDWDGRDAVELMGANN from the coding sequence ATGTCTGCCAAAGTAGTTGAAATTCTTTCCTCAGAAGACCTGCGTCGAACCTTAACCCGCCTAGCCTCTCAGATTGTGGAAAGGTCCCGTGATTTATCCCAACTGGTACTCCTCGGTATTTATACGAGAGGACCGCTATTAGCCGAATTATTGGCACGTCAAATTGAAATCCTCGAAGGTGTCAACGTCGCAGTAGGAGCATTAGATATTACATTTTATCGAGATGACCTTGACAAAATCGGCTTAAGGACTCCAGCGAAAACCAATATCCCCTTTGACCTCACAGGAAAGACAGTTGTCCTAGTGGATGACGTAATATTCAAAGGTCGGACCATTCGCGCCGCTTTGAATGCCGTTACTGAATATGGTAGACCAGAAGTCATTCGTTTAGCCGTTTTAGTCGATAGAGGTCATCGAGAAGTCCCAATTCACCCAGATTTCATTGGGAAGCAACTACCTACCGCTAAAGAAGAAATCGTCAAAGTTTACTTACAAGATTGGGATGGTAGAGATGCAGTTGAATTGATGGGAGCAAATAACTAG
- the cbiB gene encoding adenosylcobinamide-phosphate synthase CbiB, producing the protein MTSSVVLILAALLDYFIGDPWGWPHPVQVMGWVISRLTKFFLQVCQSSLTQRIAGIFLAITLIFGSACVGWLIIQIAKGLHPLAGIVLETIILASCFALKSLRTAASAVLKPLTAGDLESTRHILSNYVGRDTQNLSEPEILRAVLETVTENATDGVMAPLFYAIVGACVPGVGLIPLALAYKASSTLDSMVGYRQAPYTYLGWFSARLEDYLTWLPCRLTVITLAVLSRKPRYVWRMCCKDAVKDPSPNSGWSECAYAAILGVQMGGTNWYGGVPKPKPLLGDAIHPITPSSIETALLLTRYTFLLWLGIAIALLSILINR; encoded by the coding sequence ATGACATCATCTGTGGTTTTGATTCTAGCTGCACTATTAGATTACTTTATTGGTGATCCTTGGGGTTGGCCTCATCCTGTGCAAGTTATGGGGTGGGTAATTTCTCGCCTGACTAAATTCTTTCTTCAAGTTTGTCAGAGTTCTCTCACACAACGGATAGCGGGAATTTTCTTAGCCATAACCTTAATCTTTGGTAGCGCCTGTGTAGGTTGGTTAATCATTCAAATTGCCAAAGGGCTACATCCATTGGCGGGAATCGTCTTAGAAACCATTATTCTCGCTAGTTGTTTTGCTTTGAAAAGTCTGCGAACAGCAGCCTCAGCTGTTTTAAAACCATTAACAGCCGGAGATTTGGAATCAACTCGTCATATTTTAAGTAATTATGTCGGTCGAGATACACAAAACCTCTCAGAACCAGAAATTTTGCGGGCTGTGTTAGAAACTGTTACAGAAAATGCTACTGATGGCGTTATGGCTCCACTTTTTTATGCCATTGTGGGTGCTTGTGTACCGGGTGTGGGTTTAATTCCTCTGGCTTTAGCATACAAAGCTAGTAGTACCCTTGATTCAATGGTGGGTTATCGCCAAGCGCCCTATACTTATTTAGGGTGGTTTAGTGCTAGGTTAGAAGACTATTTAACTTGGCTACCTTGTCGCTTAACGGTGATTACTTTGGCAGTGTTATCACGTAAACCCCGATATGTTTGGCGAATGTGTTGCAAAGATGCCGTCAAAGACCCCAGTCCCAACTCAGGCTGGAGTGAGTGTGCTTATGCTGCTATTTTGGGTGTGCAAATGGGAGGGACAAATTGGTATGGCGGAGTACCTAAACCAAAACCATTACTAGGAGATGCAATACATCCCATTACCCCAAGTTCTATTGAAACTGCTTTATTATTGACGCGATATACTTTTTTATTGTGGTTAGGCATTGCGATCGCTTTATTAAGCATACTTATAAACAGATAA
- a CDS encoding Rrf2 family transcriptional regulator gives MKLTTRGHYSVKALLDLSLQPSYGPASVRAIALRQDIPAPYLEKLLIEMRRAGLVKSIRGSIGGYQLALKPVDISIGQILEAVGENMTRLPHHTPTPAQTEDWVTFTLWKRLNQKLKEALYSITLADLYYDARSWQASLGEEASFVV, from the coding sequence ATGAAACTAACTACCAGAGGACATTACAGTGTAAAGGCATTGCTAGATTTAAGTTTACAGCCAAGTTATGGCCCCGCATCTGTGAGAGCGATCGCACTTCGTCAAGATATTCCCGCCCCTTACCTGGAAAAGTTACTAATAGAAATGCGTCGGGCTGGATTAGTCAAATCAATTCGGGGTAGCATTGGCGGTTATCAACTAGCATTAAAGCCTGTAGATATTTCTATAGGTCAAATTTTAGAAGCCGTCGGCGAAAATATGACTCGTTTACCCCATCACACCCCAACCCCGGCGCAAACTGAAGATTGGGTAACATTCACTCTCTGGAAAAGACTCAACCAAAAGCTCAAAGAAGCCTTGTACAGTATTACTCTGGCTGATCTCTATTATGATGCTCGGAGTTGGCAAGCTTCTCTGGGCGAAGAAGCTAGTTTTGTTGTTTAG
- a CDS encoding AbrB family transcriptional regulator: protein MPKLKKIEPLLGEELLKKVKELETVSKEDKAKQCGYYTITKNGIERVNMMKFLNALIDAEGIQLDSSPSANGRGGRSASYRISVQSNGNLLIGSAYTKQMNLKPGDEFLITLGKKHIRLKQVDEDDKEGMEPIEATA, encoded by the coding sequence ATGCCTAAACTGAAAAAAATAGAACCCCTACTGGGCGAAGAACTGCTCAAAAAAGTTAAAGAGCTAGAGACCGTAAGCAAAGAAGATAAAGCCAAGCAGTGCGGCTACTATACCATTACCAAAAATGGTATAGAGCGTGTGAATATGATGAAATTTTTGAATGCCCTCATTGATGCGGAAGGCATTCAGTTAGACAGTTCACCCAGCGCTAATGGACGGGGCGGGCGCAGTGCTAGCTATAGAATTAGCGTGCAATCCAACGGTAATTTACTGATAGGTTCAGCTTATACAAAGCAGATGAATCTCAAACCAGGAGATGAGTTTCTCATCACCTTGGGCAAAAAACATATTCGTCTGAAACAGGTAGACGAAGATGACAAGGAAGGCATGGAACCCATAGAGGCTACAGCTTAA